The Theobroma cacao cultivar B97-61/B2 chromosome 1, Criollo_cocoa_genome_V2, whole genome shotgun sequence genome contains the following window.
TACGGGAGCCCTCCGATTGTTGGAAGCCGTTAGATCCCACATCGCCGCCACGGGTCGGAGCCATATCAAGTATTACCAAGCTGGATCGTCGGAAATGTTCGGATCCACTCCTCCGCCGCAATCTGAAAACACCCCATTTCATCCCAGATCCCCATACGCAGCTTCTAAATGCGCTGCGCATTGGTACACTGTGAATTACAGGGAAGCTTACGGGCTTTTCGCCTGTAATGGAATTCTGTTCAATCACGAGTCTCCGAGGAGAGGAGAGAATTTCGTGACCCGGAAAATTACTCGGGCCGTTGGGAGAATTAAGATTGGGTTGCAAAGCAAGTTGTTTTTGGGGAATCTGCAAGCATCGAGGGACTGGGGTTTTGCTGGGGATTATGTGGAAGCCATGTGGATGATGCTGCAACAGGAGAAGCCAGACGATTACGTGGTGGCTACGGAGGAGTCGCACACGGTGGAAGAATTCTTGGAAGTGGCATTTAGGTATGTTGGGTTGAATTGGAAAGATCACGTTATGATTGATAAGAGGTATTGCAGACCTGCTGAAGTGGATAATTTGAAaggtgattcaagcaaggcaaGGAAGGTTCTTGGGTGGAAACCAAGAGTTGGGTTTGAGCAATTGGTGAAGATGATGGTTGATGAAGATATTGAGTTGgctaagagagagaaagtgttggtTGATGCTGGTTATATGGATGCCCAGCAACAACCTTAATTTAtagcctttaaaaattttctgctTGGATGGTTCTCTAGAGCTTATATAGGTGGGTTTAAGGAGAGGGTATTTATTtgatgtttaatttaatttaagtttttcctttctttttaaaagttttatgtTGTTTGATTCATTTATCCAGGAAGTTCATAATGATGTAACTctgaattttcattttgagtaAGGAAAGCCTGAAATTTGCAGTTAATTCTGTCCTGGCAATGCTGGAATCTGGATCTCATCACTTGGGTTTGAAAGTAAAGTAGTTGATGTATGTACAAAGATCAGAACATGAGAATTTTGTTTATCTTGTGATATGGTTGTGTCACTAGATTGGATTTTGCTAATTCAGCAGGAACCAGGCCACTTATGTCTGCATGGttgtgaaaacaaaaaagtctTGTTGCCCTGCTAAATTGTTGATGAGGATTTGAATGACTGATTTGGTGATGGGAATcacctctttttctttttcctgatTATTactttgaaaaagaaaggttTAAAAATTGGTCTCTCTCTCGCTCTCTACAAGTATGTTCTGTCGGCAGGTAACATTCTGTCCCCTAGAGGAATCTTGAAAGTTGTCTTGATTTCATAGGCAAtgtaaagaaacaaaactcaCAACAACTGCCTTCACATTTAATCCAAAAAATTCCTCTCTAATCTGTATTCAAAACTTTGCTCACTCCAAATGTTAGTACACTGTTTGTATAAGGCACAAAATAAACATCAATCTCAATGAAGAATTAAGGTCAAAGAATATGTCAATTATGTACAGATGAGACAAGAAGAGTCAGTCTAGTTTGGCTTCTGCAGATGTTGAACTTTGATCTGTAACCCTTTGCTCTGCAGTTAAGCTACGATTTACTGTTGAGTTGGCAGTGGCAACTGCAAATGGCTTGATAGATGATCGAAGAGGTTCTGGCCCCTCAGCAGCAATTCTCTTGCACAGTGCGTCACAATTGCTGATGACCTCAGTTAACCTTCCTTTAAGCTCCCCAAGCTCCACTTGCAATGTGTGGACTACATGCATCATACAAGATATGGTTAAGTGGGATTTTTAAGAGGAATCATCAGACTCTGCAAAATGTTAGCTACAGTCAATTTGTTTTCCTGTTACATGATGTGAAAATATGAAGCATATATACTAGAGTGACCGTGACTACACTGCATTTAATTTGGTGAACAGCTGAACCAATATTAACATAATATTCTGAAGTCCAGCAATTAAACTCCCTGGTTCTATTAGTTGAGAAAAAGGTTGAATTACCTTCTGATAAATGTTGTGAAGTTGTCTTCATTGCTGATACTGAGTAATTAAAACGTTGAAAAAGTTTAACTGCCAAGGCATCTGCAActtctattttgttttctatctCTTCCTGCAACGAATTTGTCCAAATGACTATGCACGCCATACTTAATTCTTATAAAGTTGAAATAACAGCAAAAACAATCACATGCATTTCCTACCTTGCCAAATGACTATGTTAGCCCATATTCTAGTTCTAGCATTAAAATTCCTACTTGGATCTTAATTCAATTGCAGATGGATGTAAAATAAGAATTTGAAATATAGCACATAATGACCTACAGCAGAACCAATCCACCCCATGCCATTGCAACAGCTATTCTCAGTcatcaaatttataaaagagATGGTAAACCTGTTTCTTGCTAATCTTCTGAACCTTCTCCTCCTGCCAGTCACGATACATCGAGAACAGCTCCAGCAACACCTTTGGATTCACAGTAGCTATTTTGATAGTCCAAAAGAAACAATTTGAATAGAGCATCTCAATTAGATTATTCCCAGTTTAAAAAGTTATGACAACAACAGAAAAAGAATAGAATATATTGACACTTAAAAAGCATATTCAAGATCATTTTAACCAGTTATAGCCCAAATTACCACAATTGCCTGATAAGGGTTTTCCTCCCTCCtctatttatttacttttacttTGTTCTCTTCAGCTAGTTTTAATTTATGCAAGGGTACTTCCTCAGAAATCTAGAGTTCTTCAAATCTTGTACTAGGTCCTCCATTATACTCCACAGTGATAGGAACTAGAGTATTTCCATAGGTGCATAACTATGATAGATGCAAGGCTATACCAATAGGGTGTCCTTGATGCTCTGTCAGTAATATGCATTCTATGCACCAACATTAATTCATCTACTCGTGTCTGAACTGATAGTAAGCAAATAGACAAACAAGTGAATAGAAGGTTTGATAATGAATGCAAAGACAAGAAAACTGGGAATGGATACTCCTTTAGCTATACAATTTTAACAGTAAATGGCTTCATAAAGAAGCAGCAGCAGAACTGTCTTGTACAAATACCATTGAATATAATGGATTACTCTGATACCACTTCCTAGGGTAAGCTAGTCTACTAATTTCTCTTAGGTCCTTGGCTGCTTTATGGGCTTGATAGCCAGCAAAAGCTTAACTCAGGCAAGTAAAAAGTTATCAAATTACAAGGTTTGATGAAGGTAGGATATATTGTGATCTCACCAGCCATAATATTCATCAGACAAAAGTCTCCAATAAGTGGTAAATAACATAGGCTTAATGTTAGCTAAACGCTTCAAATATAGGATTCAAGCCCCTGGCACGGAAAAATAGCACAATCCCTATTTCTTTCAGAAAAGTTGAAGCATGATgccattttaatttgaaagcAACAACTATCAGTTTCAATTCAAGCAAAAAGGTTTCATCTTTCAGGGGTTGTCAACCAGTAAATCTGATATAT
Protein-coding sequences here:
- the LOC18610793 gene encoding GDP-mannose 4,6 dehydratase 1 — its product is MAAENDTSRAGSGSGSAAINGDASAERKVALITGITGQDGSYLTEFLLNKGYEVHGLIRRSSNFNTQRINHIYIDPHNALKARMKLHYADLTDASSLRRWLDTIRPNEVYNLAAQSHVAVSFEIPDYTADVVATGALRLLEAVRSHIAATGRSHIKYYQAGSSEMFGSTPPPQSENTPFHPRSPYAASKCAAHWYTVNYREAYGLFACNGILFNHESPRRGENFVTRKITRAVGRIKIGLQSKLFLGNLQASRDWGFAGDYVEAMWMMLQQEKPDDYVVATEESHTVEEFLEVAFRYVGLNWKDHVMIDKRYCRPAEVDNLKGDSSKARKVLGWKPRVGFEQLVKMMVDEDIELAKREKVLVDAGYMDAQQQP
- the LOC18610794 gene encoding uncharacterized protein LOC18610794, giving the protein MGASESALSGSSPSPADQITTISQRSETVDPILEKLKSLKITSPILTTPPTEGSLTDILVRKPSSSSAQATVNPKVLLELFSMYRDWQEEKVQKISKKQEEIENKIEVADALAVKLFQRFNYSVSAMKTTSQHLSEVHTLQVELGELKGRLTEVISNCDALCKRIAAEGPEPLRSSIKPFAVATANSTVNRSLTAEQRVTDQSSTSAEAKLD